The Pseudomonas parafulva genome window below encodes:
- the hisI gene encoding phosphoribosyl-AMP cyclohydrolase, which produces MKDWLDEIKWNSDGLVPAIAQDHKTGRVLMMAWMNRESLALTVAEHRAIYWSRSRGKLWRKGEESGHVQTLHELRLDCDADVVILMVEQLGHIACHTGRESCFYRVFEDGQWKIVDPVLKDPDAIYHAGH; this is translated from the coding sequence ATGAAAGACTGGCTGGACGAGATCAAGTGGAACAGCGATGGCCTGGTACCGGCGATCGCACAGGACCACAAGACCGGGCGCGTACTGATGATGGCCTGGATGAACCGTGAATCGCTCGCCCTCACCGTCGCCGAGCATCGCGCCATCTACTGGTCGCGCTCGCGTGGCAAGCTGTGGCGCAAGGGCGAAGAGTCCGGCCATGTGCAGACGCTGCATGAGCTGCGCCTGGACTGCGATGCCGACGTGGTCATCCTGATGGTCGAGCAACTGGGCCACATCGCCTGCCATACCGGTCGTGAAAGCTGCTTCTATCGCGTCTTCGAAGACGGCCAATGGAAAATCGTCGATCCGGTGCTCAAAGACCCGGACGCCATCTACCACGCAGGGCACTGA
- the ubiB gene encoding ubiquinone biosynthesis regulatory protein kinase UbiB — translation MKLLAVRRLLRIQRVVIRYRLDDLLFDLPLPWWLLSLRLLLPWRWLPRKRSALSRGARVRLALQDLGPIFIKFGQLLSTRRDLLPADVADELMLLQDRVPPFDPQQAVALIEAQLGAKVGEVFSRFDVEPLASASVAQVHAARLKSGEEVVVKVVRPGLKSIIAQDLAWLFLIAKGAERLSADARRLHPVEVVGDYEKTIYDELDLLREAANASQLRRNFEGSELMYVPQVYWDFCRPKVLVMERIYGVPVTDMATLADQRTDMKALAERGVEVFFTQVFRDSFFHADMHPGNIFVSTVKPWSPQYIAIDCGIVGSLTDEDQDYLARNLIAFFKRDYRRVAQLHIDSGWVPATTKVNEFEAAIRTVCEPIFEKPLKDISFGQVLMRLFQTARRFNMEVQPQLVLLQKTLLNIEGLGRQLYPELDLWSTAKPYLERWMRERMSPKAVLGNLYSQAEQLPHLADMTRDVLERLSQPHLHNAHLPERQAPADRWALRLLGAGLLTGGATLAAGAASLSAPAAWPAWLMLAAGLYLIVRR, via the coding sequence ATGAAGCTGCTCGCCGTCCGCCGTCTGTTGCGCATCCAGCGCGTCGTGATCCGCTACCGCCTCGATGACCTGCTGTTCGACCTGCCCCTGCCCTGGTGGCTGCTGAGCCTGCGCCTGCTGCTGCCCTGGCGCTGGCTGCCGCGCAAGCGCAGCGCGCTCAGCCGTGGTGCGCGGGTGCGCCTGGCCTTGCAGGATCTCGGCCCGATCTTCATCAAGTTCGGCCAACTGCTGTCCACCCGCCGCGATCTGCTGCCGGCCGACGTCGCCGATGAGCTGATGCTGCTGCAGGACCGCGTGCCGCCGTTCGACCCGCAGCAGGCCGTGGCGCTGATCGAAGCGCAACTGGGGGCCAAGGTCGGTGAAGTGTTCAGCCGCTTCGACGTCGAGCCGCTGGCGTCCGCCTCGGTGGCCCAGGTGCATGCCGCGCGCCTCAAGAGTGGTGAGGAAGTGGTGGTCAAGGTAGTGCGCCCCGGCCTGAAGTCGATCATCGCCCAAGACCTGGCGTGGCTGTTCCTGATCGCCAAGGGCGCCGAACGGCTTTCGGCCGACGCGCGCCGCCTGCACCCGGTGGAGGTGGTCGGCGATTACGAGAAGACCATCTACGACGAGCTCGACCTGCTGCGCGAGGCGGCCAACGCCAGCCAACTGCGGCGCAACTTCGAAGGCTCCGAGCTGATGTACGTGCCGCAGGTCTACTGGGACTTCTGCCGCCCGAAAGTGCTGGTGATGGAGCGCATCTACGGCGTGCCGGTGACCGACATGGCCACCCTCGCCGACCAGCGCACCGACATGAAGGCGCTGGCCGAGCGCGGTGTCGAGGTGTTCTTCACCCAGGTGTTCCGCGACAGCTTCTTCCACGCCGACATGCACCCGGGCAACATCTTCGTCAGCACGGTCAAGCCCTGGAGCCCGCAGTACATCGCCATCGACTGCGGCATCGTCGGCAGCCTCACCGATGAGGACCAGGACTACCTGGCGCGTAACCTGATCGCCTTCTTCAAGCGCGATTACCGCCGCGTGGCACAGTTGCACATCGACTCGGGCTGGGTGCCAGCCACGACCAAGGTCAACGAGTTCGAGGCGGCGATTCGCACCGTGTGCGAGCCGATCTTCGAAAAACCGTTAAAGGATATTTCCTTCGGCCAGGTGCTGATGCGCCTGTTCCAGACCGCACGGCGCTTCAACATGGAAGTGCAGCCGCAACTGGTACTGCTGCAAAAAACCCTGCTCAACATCGAAGGCCTGGGCCGCCAGCTGTACCCGGAGCTGGACCTGTGGAGCACTGCCAAACCGTACCTGGAACGCTGGATGCGTGAGCGCATGAGCCCCAAGGCGGTCCTGGGCAACCTCTACAGCCAGGCCGAGCAACTGCCGCACCTGGCCGACATGACCCGCGATGTGCTCGAACGCCTGTCGCAGCCGCACCTGCACAATGCGCATCTGCCCGAGCGCCAAGCGCCCGCTGACCGCTGGGCGCTGCGCCTGCTCGGTGCCGGTCTGCTGACCGGCGGCGCGACCCTCGCCGCTGGCGCTGCCAGCCTCAGCGCACCCGCCGCCTGGCCGGCCTGGCTGATGCTCGCCGCCGGGCTGTACCTGATCGTGCGCCGATAG
- a CDS encoding ubiquinone biosynthesis accessory factor UbiJ yields MLMAGLLASVEHGLNRVLRLDSTALPRLSALEGKVIAIDCRQPALQLFILPDEQGLMLAAHWEGDVHCTLRAPAASLAQLALAKDKTAVLHSPQVQLHGDSAVLLDLVGVLQDLELDWEYELARWLGPVPTALLAGHVRQRAQWTRQGLARFGQNLSEYLAEESRTLVGQREAEAAFSELDALKVDIERLEARIRRLSLPPDSSDNA; encoded by the coding sequence ATGCTCATGGCCGGCCTGCTCGCCAGCGTCGAGCACGGGCTCAACCGCGTGCTGCGCCTGGACAGCACGGCGCTGCCGCGCCTGAGCGCGCTCGAAGGCAAGGTGATCGCCATCGACTGTCGCCAGCCGGCCCTGCAACTGTTCATCCTGCCTGACGAGCAAGGCCTGATGCTGGCCGCGCATTGGGAAGGCGACGTGCACTGCACCTTGCGCGCCCCCGCCGCCAGCCTCGCCCAATTGGCGCTGGCCAAGGACAAGACCGCCGTGCTGCACAGCCCACAGGTGCAACTGCATGGCGACAGCGCCGTGCTGCTGGACCTGGTCGGTGTGCTCCAGGACCTGGAACTGGACTGGGAATACGAGCTGGCGCGCTGGCTGGGCCCAGTGCCCACCGCGCTGCTCGCAGGTCATGTGCGCCAGCGCGCGCAGTGGACGCGCCAGGGTTTGGCGCGCTTCGGCCAGAACCTGTCCGAGTACCTGGCCGAGGAATCGCGCACCCTGGTCGGCCAGCGCGAAGCCGAGGCCGCGTTCAGCGAGCTCGACGCGCTGAAAGTCGACATCGAACGTCTCGAGGCGCGTATCCGCCGCCTTTCCCTCCCCCCTGATTCCAGCGATAACGCATGA
- the ubiE gene encoding bifunctional demethylmenaquinone methyltransferase/2-methoxy-6-polyprenyl-1,4-benzoquinol methylase UbiE encodes MNDQRKGDSAEPTTHFGYQDVPESQKAKKVAEVFHSVAAKYDLMNDVLSGGMHRLWKRFTIELSGVRPGNRVLDIAGGTGDLAAKFSRLVGPTGQVVLADINESMLKVGRDRLLDRGVAGNIEFVQADAEKLPFPDNHFDCVTIAFGLRNVTHKDDAIRSMLRVLKPGGRLLVLEFSKPTNKLMSKAYDAYSFAFMPLAGKLITNDSESYRYLAESIRMHPDQETLKSMMVAAGFDRVTYHNMTSGIVAVHRGIKP; translated from the coding sequence ATGAACGACCAGCGCAAAGGCGACTCCGCCGAACCCACCACTCATTTCGGCTATCAGGACGTGCCTGAAAGCCAGAAAGCCAAGAAGGTCGCCGAGGTCTTCCACTCCGTGGCCGCCAAATACGACCTGATGAACGACGTGCTCTCCGGCGGCATGCACCGCCTGTGGAAGCGCTTCACCATCGAGCTGTCCGGCGTACGCCCCGGCAATCGCGTGCTCGACATCGCCGGCGGCACGGGCGACCTGGCCGCCAAGTTCTCGCGCCTGGTCGGCCCCACCGGCCAGGTGGTGCTGGCCGACATCAACGAATCGATGCTCAAGGTCGGTCGCGACCGCCTGCTCGACCGTGGCGTGGCCGGCAACATCGAGTTCGTCCAGGCCGACGCCGAGAAGCTGCCCTTCCCCGACAACCACTTCGACTGCGTGACCATCGCCTTCGGCCTGCGCAACGTCACCCACAAGGACGACGCCATCCGCTCGATGCTGCGCGTGCTCAAGCCGGGCGGTCGCCTGCTGGTGCTGGAGTTCTCCAAGCCCACCAACAAACTCATGTCCAAGGCCTACGACGCCTATTCGTTCGCCTTCATGCCGCTGGCCGGCAAGCTGATCACCAACGACTCGGAAAGCTACCGCTACCTGGCCGAATCGATCCGCATGCACCCCGACCAGGAAACCCTCAAGAGCATGATGGTCGCCGCCGGCTTCGACCGCGTCACCTACCACAACATGACCAGCGGCATCGTCGCCGTGCACCGCGGGATCAAGCCCTGA
- a CDS encoding polyhydroxyalkanoic acid system family protein yields MTQISVERKHSLGREAARAKAEALVERLSREYDLKATWDGDRVDVARSGAKGSVHIGEDSIRVDLKLGMMLSMMSGTIKGEIERALDKSLV; encoded by the coding sequence ATGACTCAGATCAGCGTCGAACGCAAACATTCCCTCGGCCGCGAAGCCGCCCGCGCCAAGGCCGAGGCCCTGGTCGAGCGACTGTCGCGCGAGTACGACCTGAAAGCCACCTGGGACGGCGACCGCGTCGATGTGGCGCGCAGCGGCGCCAAGGGCAGCGTGCACATCGGCGAGGACAGCATCCGCGTCGATCTGAAGCTGGGCATGATGCTGTCGATGATGAGCGGGACCATCAAGGGCGAGATCGAGCGGGCGTTGGACAAGAGCCTGGTGTGA
- a CDS encoding phasin family protein translates to MAGKKNTEKAGSSWIGGVEKYSRKIWLAGLGIYSKIDQDGAKLFDSLVKDGEKAEKQAKKEAGAAKSATTSRVSDVKDRALGKWSELEEAFDKRLNGAISRLGVPSRNEIKALHQQVEHLTQQIEKLTGTSTASASTATASKSAAKPLTKAAAKPAAKTPAAKPASKAAAQKPAASKAAAKPAAKPAAARKPAAKKAPAKSTATPTAASASSSDTPAASSSSTQA, encoded by the coding sequence ATGGCTGGCAAGAAAAACACCGAGAAAGCAGGCAGTTCGTGGATCGGCGGGGTCGAGAAGTACTCGCGCAAGATCTGGCTGGCGGGCCTGGGGATCTACTCGAAGATCGACCAGGACGGCGCCAAGCTGTTCGATTCGCTGGTCAAGGATGGCGAGAAGGCCGAGAAGCAGGCCAAGAAAGAGGCTGGCGCTGCCAAGTCGGCTACGACTTCGCGCGTATCGGACGTCAAGGACCGTGCCTTGGGCAAGTGGAGCGAACTCGAAGAAGCCTTTGACAAGCGCCTCAACGGCGCGATCTCGCGTCTTGGCGTGCCGAGCCGCAATGAGATCAAGGCCCTGCACCAGCAGGTCGAGCACCTCACCCAGCAGATCGAGAAGCTGACGGGCACCTCGACCGCTTCGGCCTCTACGGCGACGGCCAGCAAGAGCGCGGCCAAGCCGCTGACCAAGGCGGCGGCCAAACCTGCAGCGAAAACCCCAGCGGCCAAGCCGGCGAGCAAAGCGGCTGCGCAGAAACCGGCGGCCAGCAAAGCGGCTGCCAAGCCCGCCGCGAAACCCGCCGCTGCCAGGAAGCCTGCTGCGAAAAAGGCACCGGCCAAGTCGACAGCGACCCCAACCGCCGCGTCGGCCTCCAGCAGCGACACGCCCGCCGCGTCCAGCTCCTCGACCCAGGCCTGA
- a CDS encoding TetR/AcrR family transcriptional regulator: protein MKTRERILACALDLFNQHGEPNVSTLQIATELGISPGNLYYHFHGKEPLVLGLLERFEDELMPLLEPPLDARLQAEDYGLFLHLIVEHMARYRFLFQDLSNLAGRLPKLARGMRRLIDALKRTLAALLASLQAQGLVLSDTQALGLLVEQITLTLLFSLDYQRVLGHLGEEAVVVYQAMMLVAPHLAEPARSAVQRLAGKYLPR from the coding sequence ATCAAGACCCGCGAACGCATCCTCGCCTGCGCCCTGGACCTGTTCAACCAGCACGGCGAACCGAACGTCTCGACCCTGCAGATCGCCACCGAGCTGGGCATCAGCCCCGGCAACCTGTACTACCACTTCCACGGCAAGGAGCCGCTGGTGCTGGGGCTGCTGGAGCGCTTCGAAGACGAGCTGATGCCGCTGCTCGAACCGCCGCTGGACGCGCGACTGCAGGCCGAGGACTACGGCCTGTTCCTGCACCTGATCGTCGAGCACATGGCGCGCTACCGCTTCCTGTTCCAGGACTTGTCCAACCTGGCGGGCCGCTTGCCCAAGCTGGCGCGCGGCATGCGCCGCCTGATCGACGCACTCAAGCGCACGCTGGCGGCGCTGCTGGCCAGCCTCCAGGCCCAGGGGCTGGTGCTCAGCGACACCCAGGCACTGGGGCTGCTGGTGGAGCAGATCACCCTGACGCTGCTGTTTTCGCTGGATTATCAACGGGTGCTGGGGCACCTGGGCGAGGAAGCCGTGGTGGTGTACCAGGCAATGATGCTGGTGGCGCCGCACCTGGCGGAGCCGGCACGGAGCGCGGTGCAGCGCTTGGCGGGGAAGTACCTGCCCAGATGA
- the phaZ gene encoding poly(3-hydroxyalkanoate) depolymerase: MSQPYVFRTVELDDQSIRTAVRPGKPHLTPLLIFNGIGANLELVFPFIEALDPDLEVIAFDVPGVGGSSTPRHPYRFPGLAKLTARMLDYLDYGQVNVIGVSWGGALAQQFAHDYPERCRKLVLAATAAGAFMVPGKPKVLWMMASPRRYVQPSHVIRIAPMIYGGPSAATRTWRCTMPRRCAPAARPATTGNCLRGLAGPASTGCTRSISPPWCWPVTTTP; the protein is encoded by the coding sequence ATGTCGCAACCCTACGTGTTCAGGACCGTCGAGCTGGACGACCAGTCGATCCGCACCGCGGTCCGCCCCGGCAAGCCGCACCTCACGCCGTTGCTGATCTTCAACGGCATCGGCGCCAACCTGGAGCTGGTGTTCCCGTTCATCGAGGCGCTGGACCCGGACCTGGAAGTGATCGCCTTCGACGTGCCCGGTGTCGGTGGCTCGTCGACTCCACGCCACCCCTACCGCTTCCCCGGCCTGGCCAAGCTCACCGCGCGCATGCTCGACTACCTGGACTACGGCCAGGTCAATGTCATCGGGGTGTCCTGGGGCGGTGCGCTGGCCCAGCAGTTCGCCCACGACTATCCCGAACGCTGCCGCAAGCTGGTGCTGGCCGCCACCGCCGCCGGCGCCTTCATGGTGCCCGGCAAGCCCAAGGTCCTGTGGATGATGGCCAGCCCCCGGCGCTACGTGCAGCCTTCCCATGTGATCCGCATCGCGCCGATGATCTACGGCGGGCCTTCCGCCGCGACCCGGACCTGGCGCTGCACCATGCCTCGAAGGTGCGCTCCGGCGGCAAGACCGGCTACTACTGGCAACTGTTTGCGGGGCTTGGCTGGACCAGCATCCACTGGCTGCACAAGATCCATCAGCCCACCCTGGTGCTGGCCGGTGACGACGACCCCCTGA
- the phaC gene encoding class II poly(R)-hydroxyalkanoic acid synthase produces the protein MSNKNNDELQKQASESTLGLNPVIGIRRKDLLSSARTVLRQAVRQPLHSAKHVAHFALELKNVVLGNSQLLPASDDRRFSDPTWSQNPLYRRYLQTYLAWRKELNDWIADSDLSPQDISRGQFVINLMTEAMAPTNTLANPQAVKRFFETGGKSLLDGMANLAKDMVNNGGMPSQVNMAAFEVGRNIATSEGAVVFRNDVLELIQYRPITEQVHSRPLLVVPPQINKFYVFDLSPEKSLARFCLRSNQQTFIISWRNPTKAQREWGLSTYIEALKEAVDAVLAITGSKDLNMLGACSGGITCTALLGHYAALGETKVKGLTLLVSVLDTTVDTQVALFVDETTLEAAKRHSYQAGVLEGSDMAKVFAWMRPNDLIWNYWVNNYLLGNEPPVFDILFWNNDTTRLPAAFHGDLIEMFKNNPLTRPGGLEVCGTAIDLKQVQCDIYAVAGTADHITPWQSCYRSAHLFGGHIEFVLSNSGHIQSILNPPGNPKARFQTGEDRPDDPLAWQENAIKHADSWWLHWQKWLGERAGDLKKAPTRLGNRAYSPGEAAPGTYVHER, from the coding sequence ATGAGTAACAAGAACAACGATGAACTGCAGAAGCAGGCCTCGGAAAGCACGCTGGGGCTCAATCCGGTCATTGGCATCCGCCGCAAGGACCTGCTCAGCTCAGCGCGCACCGTGTTGCGCCAGGCCGTGCGCCAACCGCTGCACAGCGCCAAGCACGTCGCCCATTTCGCACTGGAACTGAAGAACGTGGTGCTGGGCAATTCGCAGCTGCTCCCGGCCAGCGACGACCGCCGCTTCAGCGATCCGACCTGGAGCCAGAACCCACTGTACCGCCGCTACCTGCAGACCTACCTGGCCTGGCGCAAGGAGCTCAACGACTGGATCGCCGACAGCGACCTGTCGCCCCAGGACATCAGCCGAGGCCAGTTCGTCATCAACCTGATGACCGAGGCCATGGCGCCCACCAACACCTTGGCCAACCCGCAGGCCGTCAAGCGCTTCTTCGAGACCGGCGGCAAGAGCCTGCTCGACGGCATGGCCAACCTGGCCAAGGACATGGTCAACAATGGCGGCATGCCCAGCCAGGTGAACATGGCGGCCTTCGAAGTGGGGCGCAACATCGCCACCAGCGAGGGCGCGGTGGTGTTTCGCAACGACGTGCTGGAGCTGATCCAGTACCGGCCGATCACCGAGCAGGTGCACAGCCGCCCGCTTTTAGTGGTGCCCCCGCAGATCAACAAGTTCTACGTGTTCGACCTCAGCCCGGAGAAGAGCCTGGCGCGTTTCTGCCTACGCTCCAACCAGCAGACGTTCATCATCAGTTGGCGCAACCCGACCAAGGCCCAGCGCGAGTGGGGGCTGTCCACCTACATCGAAGCACTCAAGGAAGCGGTCGACGCGGTGTTGGCGATCACCGGCAGCAAGGACTTGAACATGCTCGGCGCCTGCTCCGGCGGCATCACCTGCACCGCGCTGCTGGGCCACTACGCCGCACTGGGCGAAACCAAGGTGAAGGGGCTGACGCTGCTGGTGAGCGTGCTCGACACCACGGTCGATACCCAGGTGGCGCTGTTCGTCGATGAAACCACGCTGGAGGCGGCCAAGCGCCATTCCTACCAGGCCGGGGTGCTCGAAGGCAGCGACATGGCCAAGGTGTTCGCCTGGATGCGCCCCAACGACCTGATCTGGAACTACTGGGTCAACAATTACCTGCTGGGCAACGAGCCACCGGTGTTCGACATCCTGTTCTGGAACAACGACACCACGCGCCTGCCCGCCGCCTTCCACGGCGACCTGATCGAGATGTTCAAGAACAACCCGCTGACCCGCCCCGGCGGCCTGGAGGTCTGTGGCACCGCCATCGACCTCAAGCAGGTGCAGTGCGACATCTACGCCGTCGCCGGCACCGCCGACCACATCACCCCGTGGCAGTCGTGCTACCGCTCGGCGCACCTGTTCGGCGGCCACATCGAGTTCGTGCTGTCCAACAGCGGCCACATCCAGAGCATCCTCAATCCCCCGGGCAACCCCAAGGCACGCTTCCAGACCGGCGAAGACCGTCCCGACGACCCGCTGGCCTGGCAGGAAAACGCCATCAAGCATGCCGACTCCTGGTGGCTGCATTGGCAGAAATGGCTGGGCGAGCGCGCCGGCGATCTCAAGAAAGCGCCTACACGCCTGGGCAATCGTGCCTACAGCCCGGGGGAGGCCGCCCCCGGCACTTACGTTCACGAGCGTTGA
- a CDS encoding gamma-butyrobetaine hydroxylase-like domain-containing protein, which yields MARLPTAINLHKASKTLSLTYAPGEVYHLPAEFLRVHSPSAEVQGHGNPILQFGKINVGLSGLEPAGQYALKLTFDDGHDSGLFTWEYLEQLCLRQTQLWAEYLDELHKAGKSRDPAVSAVKLML from the coding sequence ATGGCCCGCCTTCCTACCGCCATCAACCTGCACAAAGCCTCGAAAACCCTTTCGCTTACGTACGCGCCTGGCGAGGTCTATCACCTGCCTGCCGAGTTTTTGCGCGTGCACTCGCCTTCGGCCGAGGTGCAGGGGCACGGTAATCCCATCCTGCAGTTCGGCAAGATCAACGTCGGGCTCAGTGGCCTGGAACCTGCCGGGCAGTACGCGCTCAAGCTCACCTTCGATGACGGCCACGACAGCGGGCTGTTCACCTGGGAGTACCTGGAACAACTGTGCTTGCGCCAGACACAGTTGTGGGCCGAATACCTCGACGAACTGCACAAGGCCGGCAAATCGCGTGATCCGGCCGTGTCTGCGGTCAAGCTGATGCTCTAG
- the hslU gene encoding ATP-dependent protease ATPase subunit HslU has translation MSMTPREIVHELNRHIIGQDDAKRAVAIALRNRWRRMQLPLELRAEVTPKNILMIGPTGVGKTEIARRLAKLANAPFIKVEATKFTEVGYVGRDVESIIRDLADAALKMLREQEIVRVRHRAEDAAEDRILDALLPQARVSSFSEEAQQSSSDSNTRQLFRKRLRQGELDDKEIDIEVADAVGVEIAAPPGMEEMTNQLQSLFANMGKGKRKSRKLKVKEALKMVRDEEASRLVNEEELKAKALEAVEQHGIVFIDEIDKVAKRGNVGGADVSREGVQRDLLPLIEGCTVNTKLGMVKTDHILFIASGAFHLSKPSDLVPELQGRLPIRVELKALTPQDFERILTEPHASLTEQYRELLKTEGLNIAFAEDGIKRLAEIAYQVNEKTENIGARRLHTLLERLLEELSFSAGDLASGHDETPVNIDATYVNGHLGELAQNEDLSRYIL, from the coding sequence ATGTCCATGACCCCCCGCGAGATCGTCCACGAACTCAACCGCCACATCATCGGCCAGGACGACGCCAAGCGCGCCGTGGCCATCGCCCTGCGCAACCGCTGGCGGCGCATGCAACTGCCGCTGGAACTGCGCGCCGAAGTCACGCCCAAGAACATCCTCATGATCGGCCCCACGGGCGTGGGCAAGACCGAAATCGCCCGGCGCCTGGCCAAGCTGGCCAACGCGCCGTTCATCAAGGTCGAAGCGACCAAGTTCACCGAAGTGGGCTATGTCGGCCGTGACGTCGAGTCGATCATCCGCGACCTGGCCGATGCGGCCCTGAAAATGCTGCGCGAGCAGGAAATCGTCCGCGTGCGCCACCGCGCCGAAGACGCCGCCGAAGACCGCATCCTCGACGCCCTGCTGCCGCAGGCTCGGGTCAGCAGCTTCAGCGAGGAAGCCCAGCAGTCGAGCAGCGACTCCAACACCCGCCAACTGTTCCGCAAGCGCCTGCGCCAGGGCGAGCTGGACGACAAGGAAATCGACATCGAGGTCGCCGACGCAGTGGGCGTGGAAATCGCCGCGCCGCCCGGCATGGAAGAGATGACCAACCAGTTGCAGAGCCTGTTCGCCAACATGGGCAAGGGCAAGCGCAAGAGCCGCAAGCTCAAGGTCAAGGAAGCGCTGAAGATGGTCCGTGACGAGGAAGCCAGCCGCCTGGTCAACGAGGAAGAGCTCAAGGCCAAGGCCCTGGAAGCGGTGGAGCAGCATGGCATCGTGTTCATCGACGAGATCGACAAGGTGGCCAAGCGCGGCAACGTCGGCGGTGCCGATGTGTCCCGTGAAGGCGTGCAGCGCGACCTGCTGCCGCTGATCGAGGGCTGCACCGTGAACACCAAGCTGGGCATGGTCAAGACCGATCACATCCTGTTCATCGCCTCCGGCGCCTTCCACCTGAGCAAGCCGAGCGACCTGGTGCCTGAGCTGCAGGGCCGTCTGCCGATCCGCGTCGAACTCAAGGCCCTGACCCCGCAGGACTTCGAGCGCATCCTCACCGAGCCGCATGCATCGCTGACCGAGCAGTACCGCGAGTTGCTCAAGACCGAAGGCCTGAACATCGCCTTCGCCGAAGACGGCATCAAGCGCCTGGCCGAGATCGCCTACCAGGTCAACGAAAAGACCGAAAACATCGGCGCCCGCCGCCTGCACACGCTGCTCGAGCGCCTGCTCGAAGAGCTGTCGTTCAGCGCCGGCGACCTGGCCAGCGGCCACGACGAAACCCCGGTCAACATCGACGCCACCTACGTCAACGGCCACCTGGGCGAACTGGCACAGAACGAAGACCTCTCCCGTTACATCCTTTAA
- the hslV gene encoding ATP-dependent protease subunit HslV, whose protein sequence is MTTIVSVRRNGKVVMGGDGQVSLGNTVMKGNAKKVRRLYNGEVIAGFAGATADAFTLFERFESQLQKHSGHLVRAAVELAKEWRTDRTLSRLEAMLAVANKDASLIITGNGDVVEPEDGLIAMGSGGAYAQAAARALLNKTDLSAREIAETALNIAGDICVFTNHNLTIEEQDLAE, encoded by the coding sequence TTGACCACCATCGTTTCAGTCCGCCGTAACGGCAAAGTCGTCATGGGCGGCGACGGCCAGGTATCCCTGGGCAACACCGTGATGAAAGGCAACGCCAAGAAAGTCCGGCGCCTGTACAACGGCGAGGTCATCGCAGGCTTTGCCGGCGCTACCGCCGACGCCTTCACCCTGTTCGAGCGCTTCGAGTCGCAACTGCAGAAGCATTCCGGCCATCTGGTGCGCGCTGCCGTCGAGCTGGCCAAGGAGTGGCGTACCGACCGCACCTTGAGCCGCCTGGAGGCCATGCTGGCCGTGGCCAACAAGGACGCCTCGCTGATCATCACCGGTAACGGCGACGTGGTCGAACCCGAAGACGGCCTGATCGCCATGGGTTCCGGCGGCGCCTACGCCCAGGCCGCTGCACGCGCCCTGCTGAACAAAACCGACCTCTCGGCCCGCGAAATCGCCGAGACCGCGTTGAACATCGCCGGCGACATCTGCGTGTTCACCAACCACAACCTGACCATCGAGGAGCAGGACCTGGCCGAGTGA